GTGCTGTGTATTAGTACTACCTTTCTAGGCCTAAATCCTTCATCTCCTGGGAGAACGAAGCCGAGTCATCGGAGTGCCTCCTCGAGTCAAAGGCCAGCTTGATCTCCGCCTCGATGTCCAGCATGGGGTTCTTGTGCTGCTCTGAAGAATCAGAGGAGTCCTTCCTTATGGTGTCCCCCAGCCGAAATGGCTTCTCCAGTACCACGCCTTGCGTCTGCCCGTTCACATATGCTGATATATTGCCCATGGCAGAATGCATGTATGTCACGTTGAAAACCTCTCCCAAGATTTTTGAAACTAACAAGTACAGTACAGAAGTTGTTTTTACTCCAGGAGATTTCAGTTTGGCATGTCCTGACCTGTCGACACTTGCAGGAACAGCTTCAGCCTCCGGAACCGGTGCGCGAAGCTCATTATCCGGAACGGCCCAACGGTGTTGATGTCCATCGCGACATCGTACCTGTGATGTTTTCAGAGTAAAAACGCTTATGCTGGCTATGGTGTGACTGACTGTAGCATAAATGTTGGGAGCAAATTAAGCACACGAGTAAAAGGGCATGGCGGTCGATCGAGTTACCTCTCGTCGAAAGTGGTATTGGCTGCCGAGTTGACGATGATGTCGACTCGTTCCGCGATCTCGTCGGCTAGCTCAGGGGCGATGCCGATGTTGGCCTCCCTGACGTCGCCGACCACTGGCACCAGCTTTGCCGCCACGAAACTGTGGTAGTCCTTCCCGTGGATTTCCTGCAAGCACCTGAACAGCTCCGTGTCCACTACCTGCATGCATACCGATCGCGGCCCGGCCAGTAAAACAGTTGCCATCGTTTCCACGAAGAAGTTAAAAGCTTGGACGACCTGTCAATCCAGCATACCTCATTTCGCAGTCTCTGCAATGCCGCCTCGCTGTCCTTGGCCTTGATCACCACGTAGATCTTCCCAACATCAGGATTCGTCCTCAAGATTTTCTCGATAAGAACTGACGCAGACGAAgggaaacaaaaaggaaattaaTCGAGCACAGTCGATCGGTCGTCATAATGCCGTGCTAAACGCAGAAAGAGAGACGTGTATACGATTACGTGTGTGTACCTTTCGCGAGGAAGCCAGTCccgccggtgacgaggaagttcTTGCCCCCAAGGAACTCCTGGATCCCGAGCCCGGCCTCCGGTGCTGCCGACCCGGGCCCGGAACTCTTGCCGTGCGCCGGCACGGGACCGCCCATGTACCCGTTCGCCATGCCGCAGCACGACACGCCACCCTCGATAGCGCGactcctcgccgacgccgacggcaATGCGAGCACGCTTCTCCTGTGAGCGAAGCCGCGGCCGGCAGCCGGGCGtctcgcggcggcgcgggagaggTTGACGCACGGACTACTCCCCATGGCCGCGCCCGGCGTGCAGTGCCAACAAGGAGAGAGGTAAGGTAGGTTGTAGGTTCGTATACGTACGTAGACGAGTAAACAAAGCTTGCTGCAGTGCAGAACCGGAGGAGATGGCGAGTAGGTGGCTGTGTGTTGCGAATCGGCTACTACTTCCTGCCTGTCAATTCACCCGGCCGGCCAGGGAAACAACTAAGTAAGTCACCTAAAAATCAAGCTCTCTCGGATATTGAACCGATGGATCGGCAGGCCAGGGGGGAAGCAAAGAAGTTGGAAGGGGAGGCTGCTGCAAACAAGGTCGCATGCATGGATCTTTAAAGTTTCTGGTGAGAGCCGTCGATGGTCAAGGATCGGAGGGGGGCCTTCTTTTTACCGCCGGCCAGACAAATGCGGCGCCGAGCAATTTATATGGATCGCTCGCTCGCTGCGGGGAGATCGAGGGAGAACTTAGGTGTAGGTGTACGGGTGGCAGTTTGGCCGGGAGAAGAAATAGTGACACGGAAAGAGTGTCCGGCCCCGAAGTCTTTTGCCTGACTCGCGCGTGCGTGCGCGTCTCCGGCAGGGCATGCAAAGTTCGTGGGCGCAGGACTTCTTGGAAATTAATGGAACGAGGCTCAGGATATTATCAGTTGTGGTGGTTCTTGTGTGCAAACAACAGGGGACTAGGCTAGCTTGTTGCCGGCGAAGAATTTAGTAAGCCGGTAGGTGATGGCACTTGGACTGAAATCGACCTAGTGTTAACTAGGATGCATGGAAAGAAGAGTAGATTACCCGACTTCATATGGGCGAGCATCTGTACACGTGACGTAAGACTTGTTggcatgataaaaaaaaatccgattAAGAAGGCCACACCGCCTGGAGTTAAAATCAGTCAAGATCGTTCGAATCCACGACAGaccaaaagtttttttttttcaatcgaGTGACCAAATGTACTATACGATTTTGAGTTAAGCGATCATTTCTACAATGTGGTGGTGCAAAATTGAGGGACAAAAATATACTATTCTCTAAGTTACATGTTAACTTTGCTTAAAATAACCCCATACCTTAGATAACAATAGAAATATATCCTTACCTTCAATGACACTTCTAATTCTCAAAACTCTTTcggttcaaaaaaaataaaatctcaaAACTCTTTGTTAGTACTCATCCTCCAAGTGAGAGAATGGATTTACCTGAAAAAGATGTCATTTTGGTGTTAATTCCAACGCAACTCATACTCACCCTCTCTGAGTTCTAACTTTGGTTCAACTTCGTTAacaatttccttttttccaaaaaaatatcgCTTTTAAACCATATTTATCTGTTCCCCCCTTTTGTACTATTTCTCTCTTTCATTTTTCTATatattatatttttctttcaagagAATTTTTGAATTGTTCCTGGTTAGCAAAACTAAATGGAAATATTGTTTAGCTACTTCGAGTCGAAAATATTCCTCAGTTAGAGCTCGGTTCGACCGGCACATGGAGTGTCCACTCTCCGTTAAGAATGTACTAGTtgagtgcccgtgcgttgctacggattGACAAATTCATGGACGATTTTTGACTCTTATCTTACCGCACCCAAATATATAATGCAATGATCTAAAAGGACACTGAATTTAATTACCTCAAATAATCAATCTGTAAGCTACAAAATTCTGGCATGCATAATTCTTTTGGGACCTCTTGTATGCCCAAAACGTCTAATGCTTGGCCAATGACATCTACAACGTTAGTGGAGACAAatgtcagaaaaaaaaatagagttCCAGATATGTGTGGCAATCCTAATACTGATTCTACTTTTAGCTTTCCAAAAAATTACCTGTCAACAAACCCATAGTGGTGGAGAGGTATCAAGTCGAATCTCCTTGTCCCTCATTCAACACTGTGTGTGCTCCAATGTGCATAATAAAGCTGTTCCTTCCATTCACCATTATTCCCCGCTTTGGTCTTCATTTAGGAGCTATTTGGAGTGaaatttcttctgttttttcatGCAAACGGTGGCAGTGCTTTTCAATCAAATCGTGCGTTTTTTATAGGAGTTTAGAAAAATTACTAATCTGACCCATAATTCTGATGAGGTGTACATGAGAATGAtaacacatttttttagtCAGCAAGTGGGTGAGCGATTTATGAGTCAGGAGGGCGATGCCCTCACAAGTCCAAACCCGAGTTAATCACTCCAAGCACTTGTAGGTCACTATCTCTTAATATGGCACACAGCAAACACAATGTATGattaaaacaagaaaagaaaagggagacAATTGGAGCGTCATTAAATGGAACCTCGGCTGTCTCATCAGATCCTCATGCCTCCAGGATGGACTATATAAAAGATAACTTCATGTTCTTTCCCCATCGCCTCTGAGTTCTTCATCCGGTTTCTTTTTAATATTAAAGATTCTTTGATTTTAGAAGaactgcaagtctgcaaccAGCCTAACGAAATGAGCACATAGGTACCCATAACATTACAAATTCAAACATAGTCCATACCATAAGCCCTTAAAAGATGCACTCCTCATTCTCCACAAAAAATATGTACTTTTCATGTTAACAGAAGGACCATAGATCATGTTCTGCAAATAGACAAGGATGAATGAATAGCAGTCAGTTTAAATACATCTGAATATACTATACACTATGAGGAATCACTTCAGCTTTACTGGGATTTGCCATGTACGCTTACCCTTTTAATAGGCCCATAAGCTTCAAAGTGCATTTAAACCTTCTGCTGCAAAAGTTGGAAAAATGTACTGAGCATTGATCAAGTTATAAAACGAAAACAACTTTTTCATCAGCTATGCTGACTTCACAGAAAGCATTGATCTGGAAACTATGCTGACTTTTTCATCAACTATGCTGACTTCACATAAAGCATTGATCAAGAAACTATGCTGACTTTTTCATCAACTATGCTGACTTCACATAAAGCATCATAATCCAGTTTGGAAGCACATAAAACTTCTGTTTCTAGAATCCATATCATGAGGATGCATGTATATTGTATACCAGATTTACTACAAGAGCAGGAGCAGATGATACTTACAATATGTCCTTTCTCCTGTACTCAAAGTAAACGTTTAATATAGGAACATACATGCCTCAATCCGCTGCAGATTTATGTAGCCTTTGGATTCTGTACTGATCAGGTATTCATagatttattattattaatcTTAAAGGAAAAACATCAGTAAATGGTCAATGTTCCGTTCTCCTGGAGTTATTGCTTGCTTATCACATTTCCAACTTCAgtacaaaaaatgaaaatactGCATAGAAGACATACATGCCCCCAACTTTTGAAGTAGCATGCCTAACTGAATTACTAATAGATCAACAACGTGGTTACCTGTTGAACCAGCAAGAAAACTCTTCCGTAGCTCTCAAACAGTACAGTAGAccaatcatgataaaacatgaaaCCACTGAACTTTCCAGAGAAGACAACTAAAGATAGTATAAATTTATTTTCATATGTAAGCTCTGAGCTGTGAAGCACTGAAGCTCATCCACGCCTAGATGAAAAACAGGAACTCCAAAGCCTACAAACTGTAATTATAAGGCAGAGCAAAGTATAGGTGTTCGTTCATGACAAAAATCAAGGAAGTATGCGTACacctttctcttcttttacTTCTTCTCTTGTAGCTCCAATGTCTATACCTGTATCGAGATTTTGTAGATGGCAGCGACCAGCGAGAGAAGTTGTCAGAAATTTATACTGGTTCAACAACTCCAGTTGAAAAATATCCATACTCATAACCTAAAAATAAACCACATCTTTGCTTGGAAGCCAAAGAGGGGCGAGCAGGACCAGACTCTACACCTGCCGGAGTTGGCCCCATCGTGGGACGCGGCTAAGGAGCGCGGCAT
This is a stretch of genomic DNA from Brachypodium distachyon strain Bd21 chromosome 1, Brachypodium_distachyon_v3.0, whole genome shotgun sequence. It encodes these proteins:
- the LOC100845156 gene encoding fatty acyl-CoA reductase 2; this encodes MGLLTDVIGQALDVLGIQEVPKELCMPEFCSLQIDYLSPCVNLSRAAARRPAAGRGFAHRRSVLALPSASARSRAIEGGVSCCGMANGYMGGPVPAHGKSSGPGSAAPEAGLGIQEFLGGKNFLVTGGTGFLAKVLIEKILRTNPDVGKIYVVIKAKDSEAALQRLRNEVVDTELFRCLQEIHGKDYHSFVAAKLVPVVGDVREANIGIAPELADEIAERVDIIVNSAANTTFDERYDVAMDINTVGPFRIMSFAHRFRRLKLFLQVSTAYVNGQTQGVVLEKPFRLGDTIRKDSSDSSEQHKNPMLDIEAEIKLAFDSRRHSDDSASFSQEMKDLGLERAKLHGWQDTYVFTKAMGEMVINSMRGEIPVVTIRPSVIESTWRDPFPGWMEGNRMMDPVVLYYGKGQLSGFLADPYGVLDVVPADMVVNATLAAMAKHGRPSEASEGTTMKQKQWVYHVASSTVNPLVFGDLSRLLFQHFTRSPYSDAAGQPIAVPPMRLFDTMDQFASYVETDALVRSAAARAGPAGERLSQRLQELCAKSVEQTIHLGCIYQPYTFYPGRFDNGNTEALMAEMTAEEKARFHFDVRSIDWTDYITNVHIPGLRKHVMKGRGLAADASTVLAASV